The following are from one region of the Candidatus Acidiferrales bacterium genome:
- a CDS encoding N-acetyltransferase — translation MEKSLRVRGRKCTIVLAAYGEFFRSGRASISDRLEIRAFRAEEFEELYAIDQACYPPPIAYSRPVLLIFLYGPGTKTFVAAWEGQIVGFVTVQKKTAQRGHIITLDVLESYRRRGIGHGLLETGEEWLASQGVLSVNLETAVGNLTGIEFWKANGYAIQRRIGHYYGGRADAFLMKKALVQVGPRKS, via the coding sequence GTGGAGAAGTCGCTGAGAGTCAGGGGGCGGAAATGCACGATCGTCCTGGCAGCATACGGAGAATTCTTCCGATCGGGTAGGGCAAGTATCTCGGACCGACTTGAAATTCGGGCGTTCCGCGCCGAGGAGTTCGAGGAACTCTATGCCATTGACCAAGCGTGCTATCCGCCGCCTATTGCGTATTCCCGCCCGGTTCTGCTGATTTTTCTCTACGGACCGGGGACAAAAACTTTTGTGGCGGCCTGGGAGGGGCAGATAGTGGGATTCGTAACGGTGCAAAAAAAGACTGCTCAACGCGGGCACATCATCACCCTGGATGTCTTAGAATCCTATCGACGTCGCGGCATCGGCCATGGCCTCCTCGAGACAGGCGAGGAGTGGTTGGCTTCACAAGGTGTTCTTTCCGTGAACCTCGAAACCGCAGTGGGTAACCTGACCGGCATCGAGTTTTGGAAAGCGAACGGGTACGCCATTCAAAGGCGGATTGGCCACTACTATGGTGGTCGCGCGGACGCCTTTCTGATGAAGAAAGCATTGGTGCAGGTCGGGCCCCGCAAGTCCTAA
- a CDS encoding undecaprenyl-diphosphate phosphatase — protein sequence MPLYQAVVLGIVQGLTEFLPISSTAHLALFPWLAGWEDPGLTFDVALHVGTLIAVMGYFFRTWLSLLRAGLGFREVSDGTNHYRPSLFWYLVLATLPAAAAGYFGERYAEDVLRSPIVISLAMIAVGLLMGWAEKMARLAKRLPETGLCDSVVVGVAQAFAIVPGVSRSGATITAGLFRGMERQTAARYSFLLSAPIIAGAALKEGFDLRHAGLPADMRLPFVAGVVVSGISGYLVIAFLMRYLQTHTLKIFIYYRVIFGTLILLLVLLQARMVA from the coding sequence GTGCCGCTCTACCAGGCTGTTGTTCTAGGAATTGTTCAAGGTCTTACTGAGTTTTTGCCCATCAGCAGCACCGCCCATCTGGCATTGTTCCCATGGCTGGCGGGGTGGGAGGATCCGGGGCTTACCTTTGACGTCGCGCTTCACGTGGGCACGCTCATCGCGGTGATGGGATATTTTTTCCGAACCTGGCTGTCGCTGCTGCGAGCGGGCCTGGGATTTCGCGAAGTGAGCGATGGCACGAACCACTACCGACCGTCTCTCTTCTGGTACTTGGTTTTGGCCACACTTCCCGCGGCGGCGGCAGGCTACTTCGGCGAACGCTATGCTGAGGATGTATTGCGGAGCCCGATCGTCATCAGCTTGGCCATGATTGCGGTTGGTCTCCTCATGGGTTGGGCTGAGAAAATGGCGCGGCTAGCCAAGAGGTTGCCTGAAACTGGATTGTGTGATTCAGTGGTGGTCGGTGTAGCACAGGCGTTTGCGATCGTTCCAGGTGTGTCCAGGTCTGGAGCCACGATCACCGCTGGCCTCTTTCGCGGGATGGAACGCCAGACAGCAGCCCGGTATTCGTTCCTGCTCTCTGCTCCCATCATCGCCGGGGCTGCTCTGAAGGAAGGCTTTGATCTTCGCCATGCCGGCCTTCCCGCGGACATGCGGTTGCCCTTTGTGGCCGGTGTGGTGGTTTCAGGAATCTCGGGCTACCTTGTCATTGCCTTTCTGATGCGCTACCTGCAAACGCACACCCTGAAAATTTTCATTTACTACCGGGTCATCTTTGGTACACTGATCCTACTGCTCGTGCTCCTCCAAGCGAGAATGGTAGCCTAG